From a region of the Panicum virgatum strain AP13 chromosome 2K, P.virgatum_v5, whole genome shotgun sequence genome:
- the LOC120665644 gene encoding cytochrome b-c1 complex subunit 7-like produces MLTRFSAWFVNPRRNPLARLHRNAVASRLRKYGLRYDDLYDPYHDLDIKEALARLPREVVDARNQRLKRAMDLSMKHQYLPDDLQAIQTPFRSYLSDMLALVKKENAEREALGALPLYQRTIP; encoded by the exons ATGCTCACCAGGTTCTCGGCGTGGTTCGTGAACCCGCGCCGGAACCCGCTGGCGCGCCTCCACCGGAACGCCGTCGCCTCCCGCCTCCGCAAATACG GGCTCCGGTACGACGACCTGTACGACCCGTACCACGATCTGGACATCAAGGAGGCGCTGGCGCGCCTGCCGCGGGAGGTGGTGGACGCGCGCAACCAGCGCCTGAAGCGGGCCATGGACCTCTCCATGAAGCACCAGTACCTCCCCGACGACCTCCAG GCAATACAGACGCCATTCAGAAGCTACCTTTCTGACATGCTTGCTCTT GTGAAAAAGGAGAATGCAGAGCGTGAAGCTCTGGGAGCACTTCCCCTGTACCAGAGAACCATCCCATAA